A section of the Hevea brasiliensis isolate MT/VB/25A 57/8 chromosome 17, ASM3005281v1, whole genome shotgun sequence genome encodes:
- the LOC110636624 gene encoding multiple C2 domain and transmembrane region protein 5-like: MQKPPQAVDFALKETSPNIGAGAVTTDKLACTYDLVEQMQYLYVRVVKARDLPGKDVTGSCDPYVEVKLGNYKGMTKHFEKKTNPVWDEVFAFSKERIQASVLEVSVKDKDVVLDDLIGRVLFELNDIPKRVPPDSPLAPQWYRLEDRKGFKIKAGELMLAVWMGTQADEAFPYAWHSDAAAVGPDRVAHIRSKVYLSPKLWYVRVNVIEAQDLVPGDNRRFPEAFVKVTLGNQALRTRISQSRSIHPMWNEDLIFVVAEPFEEPLILTVEDRVGPNKDEILGKCVIPIQFVQRRLDHKPVNTRWYNLEKHVVGDGEQKKEIKFASRIHLRVCLDGGYHVLDESTHYSSDLRPTAKQLWRPSIGILEMGILSAVGLMPMKTKDGRGTTDAYCVAKYGQKWIRTRTIVDSFTPKWNEQYIWEVFDPCTVITIGVFDNGHVHGGVGGGKDSRIGKVRIRLSTLESDRVYTHSYPLIVLQQSGVKKTGEVQLAVRFTCSSLINMLHMYSHPLLPKMHYIHPLSVIQLDSLRHHAMQIVSMRLNRAEPPLRKEVVEYMLDVDSHMWSMRRSKANFFRIMGVLRGLIDVGKWFDQICNWKNPLTTILIHIVFVILVLYPELILPTIFLYLFLIGIWNYRWRPKHPPHMDTRLSHADAAHPDELDEEFDTFPTSKPSDIVRMRYDRLRSIGGRVQTVVGDLATQGERFQSLLSWRDPRATTLFVIFCLIAAVVLYVTPFQVVALLIGIYMLRHPRFRHKLPSVPLNFFRRLPARSDCML; encoded by the coding sequence ATGCAGAAACCTCCACAAGCTGTTGACTTTGCTCTAAAGGAGACCTCACCGAACATTGGCGCAGGAGCTGTCACGACTGATAAGCTTGCCTGCACCTATGACCTTGTTGAACAAATGCAATATCTATATGTTCGTGTGGTGAAAGCCAGGGATTTGCCTGGTAAAGATGTTACTGGTAGTTGTGACCCTTATGTTGAGGTAAAGCTTGGAAACTATAAGGGAATGACTAAGCATTTTGAGAAAAAAACAAATCCTGTGTGGGATGAGGTCTTTGCTTTCTCAAAAGAAAGAATTCAAGCTTCAGTTTTGGAGGTTTCAGTGAAAGATAAGGATGTTGTTTTAGATGATTTGATTGGAAGGGTTCTGTTTGAGCTCAATGATATCCCAAAACGTGTTCCACCTGACAGCCCTTTGGCACCACAATGGTATAGGTTGGAAGATCGGAAGGGGTTTAAAATTAAGGCCGGGGAGCTGATGCTGGCTGTTTGGATGGGAACTCAAGCGGACGAGGCATTCCCTTATGCTTGGCATTCAGATGCAGCAGCTGTTGGTCCTGATAGGGTTGCACACATCCGATCAAAGGTATATCTTTCACCTAAGCTTTGGTATGTTAGGGTCAATGTGATTGAAGCTCAGGATTTGGTGCCTGGTGACAATAGAAGGTTCCCTGAAGCTTTTGTGAAGGTCACCCTGGGAAATCAAGCATTGAGAACTAGAATATCCCAAAGTAGGAGTATTCATCCAATGTGGAATGAAGACTTGATATTTGTAGTCGCTGAACCTTTTGAGGAGCCTTTGATTTTGACAGTGGAAGATAGAGTAGGACCAAACAAAGACGAAATTTTGGGCAAATGTGTGATCCCTATACAATTTGTGCAGAGGAGGCTTGACCATAAACCAGTTAACACTAGGTGGTATAATCTTGAAAAGCATGTGGTTGGAGATGGGGAACAAAAGAAGGAGATTAAATTTGCTAGTAGGATTCATTTGAGGGTCTGTTTGGATGGTGGTTATCATGTCTTGGATGAATCAACTCACTATAGCAGTGACCTTAGGCCAACAGCAAAGCAACTGTGGAGACCCAGCATTGGGATTTTGGAGATGGGGATTCTAAGTGCTGTGGGGCTAATGCCCATGAAGACCAAGGATGGGCGAGGAACTACGGATGCTTATTGTGTGGCTAAATACGGGCAGAAATGGATCCGGACAAGGACAATCGTTGACAGCTTCACTCCAAAGTGGAATGAACAGTACATTTGGGAGGTTTTCGACCCGTGTACTGTCATTACTATAGGGGTATTTGACAATGGTCATGTACATGGGGGAGTAGGAGGGGGAAAGGATTCAAGAATTGGGAAAGTGAGGATTCGGCTATCGACGCTCGAAAGTGATAGAGTTTATACACATTCATATCCTCTTATAGTATTGCAACAATCAGGAGTGAAGAAAACAGGTGAAGTCCAATTGGCTGTGCGGTTCACATGCTCATCATTGATTAATATGTTGCATATGTATTCACATCCATTACTGCCCAAAATGCACTACATCCATCCATTATCTGTGATTCAACTTGATAGCTTGAGGCACCACGCTATGCAAATTGTCTCCATGAGGTTGAACAGAGCTGAACCGCCCCTGAGGAAGGAGGTTGTGGAATATATGTTAGATGTGGATTCACATATGTGGAGCATGAGAAGGAGCAAAGCCAATTTTTTCAGAATCATGGGCGTTCTAAGGGGATTAATTGATGTTGGAAAATGGTTTGATCAAATCTGCAACTGGAAGAACCCACTTACTACCATTTTGATTCACATAGTTTTCGTAATCTTAGTTCTTTATCCTGAGCTAATACTTCCCACAATTTTTCTCTACCTTTTCTTGATTGGTATTTGGAATTACCGTTGGAGACCAAAGCATCCCCCTCACATGGACACCAGGCTATCTCATGCTGACGCTGCTCATCCTGATGAACTTGATGAAGAATTTGACACATTCCCAACTTCCAAGCCATCAGATATTGTTCGAATGCGATATGATCGTCTCAGAAGTATAGGAGGGAGGGTTCAGACAGTAGTTGGTGACTTGGCAACTCAAGGGGAAAGATTCCAATCTCTACTGAGTTGGAGAGATCCAAGAGCAACAACTCTATTTGTCATATTCTGCCTGATAGCTGCAGTAGTTCTCTATGTTACTCCCTTCCAAGTTGTGGCTCTTCTCATTGGCATTTATATGTTGAGACATCCCAGGTTCCGCCACAAGCTTCCCTCAGTTCCTCTCAATTTCTTCAGGAGATTGCCTGCAAGGTCTGATTGCATGTTATAA